From the Erythrolamprus reginae isolate rEryReg1 chromosome Z, rEryReg1.hap1, whole genome shotgun sequence genome, one window contains:
- the LOC139154196 gene encoding vomeronasal type-2 receptor 26-like: MASGQITYGTTLCHMNLSDRLLTQTYQHILALVFAIEEINGNSHILSNVTLGFNIYNNYFNPKITYAATMEILATPNKFIPNYKCDFDNNLIAVIGGPNSNYFLHISTMLSKYKIVQLAYSSAPEMKRINQAISFYSMFPNADYQYDGILQVLLHLKWTWIGIFYFSIGSQTEVLLRKVLPFFSQHGICFDFIEELSGGVLGELDMMLEATHAKMSLALNSRANAIIFHGEFQSIGFLWVILEIVEDDDIAGGKRKVWIMTADVDFTSGLFQRTWSMDFLHGALSLAVQSKEISGFERFVQMRNPILHKGDGFLKEMWQQLFDCVIINFSSESEDQNICTGKEKLETLPMTVFEGRMTAHSYCVYNAVYAIAYALHALYSSIDQRRSGMTWKILKQQLWKLHKFLRGVSFNNSAGDNIYFDENGEYIRGFDIINWVTFPNQSFYRVKVGSIHRDGPSHQLLTISEDNVIWPTWFNQVLPFSICNDNCLSGYRKTPKEGKPFCCYDCIPCPQGKITNQTDMDQCFQCPEDQYPNNKQNFCLPKYKTYLSYEETLGSSLMTVAVILSFTTISILGVFLKYHNTPIIKANNRSLSYTLLISLLLSFLCPLLFIGRPMAVTCLLRQTAFGIIFSVAVSCMLAKTITVVLAFMATKPGSKIRTWVGKRLALFIVFSCSLTQTLLCTVWLATSPPFPDVDMHSFVSEIVVECNEGSVAMFYSVLSFMGFLAMVSFILAFLARKLPDTFQETKSITFSMLVFCSVWLSFVPAYVSTKGKYTVAVEIFSLLASSAGLLTCVFCPKCYIIIVRPDLNKREYLIKKII; this comes from the exons ATGGCATCTggccagattacctacgggactaccctctgccacatgaatctcagtgaccg ATTACTAACACAGACCTATCAACACATCTTGGCTCTGGTATTTGCCATAGAGGAGATCAATGGAAATTCCCATATCTTGAGCAATGTTACCCTGGGCTTCAACATCTATAACAACTATTTTAATCCAAAAATAACATATGCAGCAACAATGGAAATTCTAGCCACACCAAACAAGTTCATCCCAAACTACAAATGTGACTTTGACAACAATCTCATAGCAGTCATTGGGGGACCAAACTCAAATTATTTTCTTCACATATCAACTATGCTGAGTAAATACAAGATTGTACAG CTTGCCTATTCTTCTGCTCCAGAGATGAAGAGAATAAATCAAGCAATTTCCTTCTATTCAATGTTTCCCAATGCTGATTATCAATATGATGGGATTCTTCAGGTCTTACTACATTTAAAATGGACATGGattggcatattttattttagcatTGGCAGTCAAACAGAAGTATTGCTCCGGAAGGTATTACCTTTCTTTTCACAGCATGGCATCTGCTTTGATTTCATTGAAGAGTTATCTGGTGGGGTGTTAGGTGAGCTTGATATGATGTTGGAGGCAACGCATGCAAAAATGAGCCTTGCGTTGAATAGCAGAGCTAATGCTATTATCTTTCATGGAGAATTTCAAAGTATAGGGTTTTTATGGGTTATACTCGAAATTGTAGAAGATGATGATatagcaggggggaaaagaaaggtcTGGATCATGACTGCAGATGTGGATTTTACTTCAGGCCTGTTTCAAAGAACCTGGAGCATGGATTTCCTCCATGGTGCTTTATCCCTGGCAGTCCAATCTAAGGAAATATCAGGATTTGAAAGATTTGTTCAGATGAGGAATCCTATTTTGCATAAAGGAGATGGTTTCTTGAAAGAAATGTGGCAGCAGTTATTTGATTGCGTGATTATAAATTTTTCTTCTGAGTcagaggaccagaatatctgcactGGAAAGGAGAAGTTGGAGACTCTTCCAATGACTGTTTTTGAAGGAAGGATGACAGCCCACAGTTACTGTGTCTACAATGCTGTCTATGCTATTGCATATGCTTTGCATGCTCTGTATTCATCCATAGACCAGCGAAGATCAGGAATGACTTGGAAAATTCTGAAACAACAGTTGTGGAAG CTTCACAAGTTTTTGAGAGgtgtttcatttaacaacagtgctGGAGACAATATTTATTTTGATGAAAATGGTGAATACATAAGAGGATTTGATATTATAAACTGGGTGACATTCCCAAACCAGTCCTTCTATAGAGTTAAGGTGGGAAGCATACATCGAGATGGACCCTCACATCAACTTCTGACCATTTCAGAGGATAATGTCATCTGGCCCACTTGGTTCAATCAG GTATTACCTTTTTCCATCTGTAATGATAATTGCCTTTCAGGTTATCGAAAGACCCCAAAAGAAGGAAAACCATTTTGTTGCTATGATTGCATTCCATGTCCACAAGGAAAGATTACAAATCAGACAG aTATGGACCAATGCTTCCAGTGCCCAGAAGATCAGTATCCAAACAATAAGCAGAATTTTTGCCTTCCCAAATACAAAACATATCTCTCATATGAAGAAACATTAGGAAGCAGCTTAATGACAGTAGCCGTTATTCTTTCTTTTACTACAATTTCTATACTAGGAGTGTTTCTGAAGTACCACAACACTCCTATCATTAAAGCCAACAACCGCAGCCTCTCCTACACACTTCtcatctccctcctcctctccttcctttgtcCTTTGCTTTTCATTGGCAGACCCATGGCGGTGACCTGTCTCCTTCGACAGACTGCTTTTGGGATCATCTTCTCAGTGGCTGTTTCTTGTatgttggccaaaaccatcactgtTGTTCTTGctttcatggccaccaagccaggatCAAAAATAAGGACATGGGTTGGGAAAAGACTGGccctttttattgttttctccTGCTCCCTCACTCAAACCCTTCTTTGTACTGTGTGGCTAGCAACCTCACCCCCTTTCCCAGATGTTGATATGCACTCCTTTGTTTCTGAAATTGTTGTGGAATGCAATGAAGGTTCAGTTGCTATGTTTTATAGTGTCTTATCTTTTATGGGCTTCCTGGCTATGGTCAGTTTTATTTTAGCTTTCCTAGCTAGAAAGTTACCTGATACTTTCCAGGAAACCAAGTCTATTACCTTTAGCATGCTGGTTTTTTGCAGTGTTTGGTTGTCATTTGTCCCTGCCTATGTAAGCACCAAAGGCAAATATACAGTAGCTGTGGAAATCTTCTCCctcttggcctccagtgctgggctCCTGACTTGTGTCTTTTGCCCCAAATGCTACATCATTATTGTGAGGCCTGATTTAAATAAAAGAGAGTAtctaataaagaaaattatttaa